The sequence GTGCCGTCCTCAGCGATGTGCACCAGCTTCAGGCGCACCTTGACCTTGGCGTGCAGCTCGACTGCACGGTTGTCATAGGCACGACGGGCCTCGGAAATGCCGGAGAACACCATGCCGGTGCCCTTGACGTTGATCAGCTCGCGGGTCATGTAGTACAGGCCCAGCACCACGTCCTGGGTCGGCACGATGATCGGCTCGCCGTTGGCGGGCGACAGGATGTTGTTGGACGACATCATCAAGGTGCGCGCTTCCAGCTGCGCCTCGATCGACAGCGGCACGTGGACGGCCATCTGGTCACCGTCGAAGTCGGCGTTGAACGCCGTGCAGACCAGCGGATGCAGCTGGATCGCCTTGCCTTCGATCAGCTTCGGCTCGAACGCCTGGATGCCGAGGCGATGCAGGGTCGGCGCGCGGTTCAGCAGCACCGGATGCTCGCGGATCACCTCTTCGAGGATGTCCCACACCTGGCCTTCTTCGCGCTCGACCAGCTTCTTCGCCGCCTTGATGGTGGTGGCTTCGCCGCGTGCCTGCAGCTTGGCGAAGATGAACGGCTTGAACAGCTCCAGCGCCATCTTCTTGGGCAGGCCGCACTGGTGCAGGCGCAGGGTCGGGCCGACCACGATCACCGAACGACCGGAGTAGTCCACGCGCTTGCCGAGCAGGTTCTGGCGGAAGCGGCCCTGCTTGCCCTTGATCATGTCGGCGAGCGACTTCAGCGCGCGCTTGTTGGTGCCGGTGATGGCACGGCCGCGACGACCGTTGTCGAGCAGCGCATCGACCGATTCCTGCAGCATGCGCTTCTCGTTGCGCACGATGATGTCGGGCGCGTTGAGTTCGAGCAGACGCTTCAGGCGGTTGTTGCGGTTGATGACGCGACGGTACAGGTCGTTCAGGTCGGAGGTCGCGAAGCGGCCGCCGTCCAGCGGCACCAGCGGACGCAGGTCCGGCGGCAGCACGGGCAGCACGGTCAGCACCATCCACTCCGGCTTGTTGCCGGATTCCAGGAACGCCTCGATCAGCTTGACGCGCTTGGTGAGGCGCTTCAGCTTGGTCTCGGAATTGGTGGAGGTGATCTCTTCCTTCAGGCGGATGACTTCGCCCGGCAGGTCGAGCGACTTCAGAAGGTGAAACACCGCCTCGGCACCCATGCGGGCATCGAACTCGTCGCCGTGCTCTTCGGTCGCTTCCAGGTACTGGTCTTCGCTGAGCAGCTGGCCGCGCTCCAGCGCGGTCATGCCCGGATCGATCACCACGAAGGCCTCGAAGTACAGGATCCGCTCGATGTCGCGCAGGGTCATGTCCAGCATCAGGCCGATGCGCGAAGGCAGCGACTTGAGGAACCAGATGTGCGCGGTCGGGCTGGCCAGCTCGATGTGGCCCATGCGCTCGCGGCGCACCTTGGCCAGGGTGACCTCGGTGCCGCACTTTTCGCAGACCACGCCGCGATGCTTCATGCGCTTGTACTTGCCGCACAGGCACTCGTAGTCCTTCACCGGCCCGAAGATCGCGGCGCAGAACAGGCCGTCACGCTCCGGCTTGAAGGTACGGTAGTTGATGGTTTCCGGCTTCTTCACTTCGCCGTACGACCACGAGCGGATCAGCTCCGGCGACGCGAGCGCGATCTTGATCGCGTCGAAATCCGGCGTCGCGCGCTGCTGGTTGAACAGATTGAGCAGGTCTTTCATTTGAGTCTCCGGTCGGAGCAAATTCTTGGGTCGAGGTCCGCGGTTCGAACAGGATCAGGCTTGAGGGATCCGGACCGGGATTCGGGACCTGCTGTTGCAGATCCCGAATCCCGAGGCCCGAATCCCGTCGATCACTTGATCTCTTCCAGATCGATGTCGATGGCGAGCGAGCGGATTTCCTTCACCAGCACGTTGAAGGACTCCGGCATGCCCGCGGACATTTCGTGATTGCCGTCGACAATGTTCTTGTACATCTGGTTGCGGCCCTGCACGTCGTCGGACTTCACCGTCAGCATTTCCTGCAGGGTGTAGGCCGCGCCGTAGGCTTCCAGCGCCCACACTTCCATCTCGCCGAAACGCTGGCCGCCAAACTGCGCCTTGCCGCCCAGCGGCTGCTGGGTGACCAGCGAGTACGGGCCGGTGGAGCGCGCGTGCATCTTGTCGTCGACCAGGTGGTTGAGCTTCAGGTAATGCATGTAGCCGACGGTGACCGGTCGATCGAACGCCTCGCCGGTGCGACCGTCGAACAGCATGGTCTGACCGGATTCCGGCAGATCAGCCAGCTTCAGCATCGCCTTGATCTCGGTCTCTTCGGCACCGTCGAACACCGGCGTCGCCATCGGCACGCCTTCCTGCAAGTTGGTGGCGAGCGCGAAGATCTCCTTGTCGGTGAGCGACTTCAGGTCGACGTGCTGCACGGCACCGGCCACATGGGTGTTGTAGATCTGGTCGAGGAACTCGCGGATCTTGGCCACCTTCTCCTGCGCCTCGAGCATCTTCTGGATCTTCTTGCCTAGGCCCTTGGCGGCCCAGCCCAGATGCACTTCCAGGATCTGCCCGATGTTCATGCGCGACGGCACGCCCAGCGGGTTCAGCACGATGTCGACCGGCACACCGTCGGCGGAGTACGGCATGTCCTCCACCGGCACCACGTTCGACACCACGCCCTTGTTGCCGTGGCGGCCGGCCATCTTGTCGCCCGGCTGGATGCGGCGCTTCACGGCCAGGAACACCTTGACCATCTTCAGCACGCCCGGCGCGAGGTCGTCGCCCTGGGTGATCTTGCCCTGCTTCTCCTTGAAGCGCTTGTCGAACTCTTCCTTGTGGCGCTTGATCTGGTCGGCGGCGCGCTCGAGGAACTCGGTGACGTCCTCGTCCTTGACGTTGATCTTGAACCAGTCGTCCTTCTTCAGGCCGTCGAGGTAGGCGTCGGTAATCTCGGCGCCGCGCTTCAGGCCGCCCGGGCCGCTCATCGCGGACTTGCCGACCAGCTGGGTGCGCATGCGGCTGTAGATCGCGCCTTCGAGGATGCGGAACTGGTCGTCCAGATCCTTGCGGACCCGCTTGACCTCGGTTTCCTCGATCTGCTTGGCGCGCTTGTCCTTCTCGATGCCGTCGCGGGTAAAGACCTGCACGTCGATGACGGTGCCGTCCATGCCCGGCGGCACGCGCAAGGACGAGTCCTTCACGTCGGACGCCTTCTCGCCGAAGATCGCGCGCAGCAGCTTCTCTTCCGGGGTCAGCTGGCTCTCGCCCTTCGGCGTGACCTTGCCGACCATGATATCGCCGGCCTTCACTTCCGCACCGATGTAGACGATGCCGGATTCATCCAGACGCGCCAGCGCCTGTTCGCCCACGTTCGGGATGTCGGCGGTGATTTCCTCGGCGCCCAGCTTGGTGTCGCGCGCGATGCAGGACAGCTCCTCGATGTGGATCGAGGTGTAGCGGTCTTCCTGCACGACGCGCTCGGAGAGCAGGATCGAGTCTTCGAAGTTGTAGCCGTTCCACGGCATGAACGCGATCAGCATGTTCTGGCCGAGCGCGAGCTCGCCCAGGTCGGTCGACGAACCGTCGGCCAGCGTGTCGCCCTTCGCCACCACGTCGCCCACGTTCACCAGCGGACGCTGGTTGAGGTTGGTGTTCTGGTTGGAGCGGGTGTACTTGGTCAGCGTGTAGATGTCGACGCCGGCGTCGTTGTCGCCGACCTCTTCCTCGTTCACGCGCACCACGATACGTGCCGCATCGACCTGGTCGATCACGCCGCCGCGCTTGGCGGAGACGATGACGCCCGAGTCACGCGCCACCGCGCGCTCGATGCCGGTGCCCACCAGCGGGGTCTGCGAACGCAGCGTCGGCACGGCCTGACGCTGCATGTTCGCGCCCATCAGCGCGCGGTTCGCGTCATCGTGCTCCAGGAACGGCACCAGCGCCGCGGCGACCGACACGGTCTGCATCGGCGAGACGTCCATGTAGTCGACCTCGGCGGCCGGACGCAGCTCGGATTCGCCGCGGAAACGGCAGGACACGAAGTCCTCCAGGAACGCGCCGTGCTTGTCCAGCGGCGAGTTCGCCTGGGCGATCACGTGGTCGCCTTCCTCGATGGCCGAGAGGTAGTCGACCTTGTCGGTGACCTTGCTGTTGGCGACCTTGCGGTACGGCGTCTCGAGGAAGCCGTAGGCGTTGGTGCGGGCGTACACGGCCAGCGAGTTGATCAGGCCGATGTTCGGACCTTCCGGCGTCTCGATGGTGCACACGCGGCCGTAGTGGGT is a genomic window of Rhodanobacter thiooxydans containing:
- the rpoB gene encoding DNA-directed RNA polymerase subunit beta, giving the protein MAYSFTEKKRIRKDFGKRPPVLGVPNLLTIQTDSYREFLQEHVAPKQRGDKGLHAALKSVFPISSYSGNAALEYVDYRLGEPAFDERECRNRGMTYGAPLRTTVRLVIYDKDSPASKKVVKYIKEQEVYMGEIPLMTDTGTFIINGTERVIVSQLHRSPGVFFDHDRGKTHSSGKLLFSARVIPYRGSWLDFEFDPKDALFTRIDRRRKLPVTVLLRALGYNNEEMLGIFFEHNVFHLGKKGGTTLELVAERLRGETLSFDLAIGGKVLVEAGKRITARHVRQLAAENITALEVPDDYPVGRIVATDIVDAKTGELLASANDEITAEQLENFRKAGIEVVPTLYVNDLDRGAYISHTLRIDNTKTPLEALVEIYRMMRPGEPPTKDAAQNLFFNLFFTFDRYDLSAVGRMKFNRRVGRKEILGPGVLYDHKYFSERKEEESQRLVKEQGESSDILDVLKVLIDIKNGHGTVDDIDHLGNRRVRSVGEMAENTFRIGLVRVERAVRERLSLAEADGLTPQDLINAKPVAAAVKEFFGSSQLSQFMDQNNPLSEVTHKRRVSALGPGGLTRERAGFEVRDVHPTHYGRVCTIETPEGPNIGLINSLAVYARTNAYGFLETPYRKVANSKVTDKVDYLSAIEEGDHVIAQANSPLDKHGAFLEDFVSCRFRGESELRPAAEVDYMDVSPMQTVSVAAALVPFLEHDDANRALMGANMQRQAVPTLRSQTPLVGTGIERAVARDSGVIVSAKRGGVIDQVDAARIVVRVNEEEVGDNDAGVDIYTLTKYTRSNQNTNLNQRPLVNVGDVVAKGDTLADGSSTDLGELALGQNMLIAFMPWNGYNFEDSILLSERVVQEDRYTSIHIEELSCIARDTKLGAEEITADIPNVGEQALARLDESGIVYIGAEVKAGDIMVGKVTPKGESQLTPEEKLLRAIFGEKASDVKDSSLRVPPGMDGTVIDVQVFTRDGIEKDKRAKQIEETEVKRVRKDLDDQFRILEGAIYSRMRTQLVGKSAMSGPGGLKRGAEITDAYLDGLKKDDWFKINVKDEDVTEFLERAADQIKRHKEEFDKRFKEKQGKITQGDDLAPGVLKMVKVFLAVKRRIQPGDKMAGRHGNKGVVSNVVPVEDMPYSADGVPVDIVLNPLGVPSRMNIGQILEVHLGWAAKGLGKKIQKMLEAQEKVAKIREFLDQIYNTHVAGAVQHVDLKSLTDKEIFALATNLQEGVPMATPVFDGAEETEIKAMLKLADLPESGQTMLFDGRTGEAFDRPVTVGYMHYLKLNHLVDDKMHARSTGPYSLVTQQPLGGKAQFGGQRFGEMEVWALEAYGAAYTLQEMLTVKSDDVQGRNQMYKNIVDGNHEMSAGMPESFNVLVKEIRSLAIDIDLEEIK